The Lasioglossum baleicum unplaced genomic scaffold, iyLasBale1 scaffold0021, whole genome shotgun sequence genome contains a region encoding:
- the LOC143219255 gene encoding uncharacterized protein LOC143219255 — protein MDSKQIQFLRLLLEAVAVAEDIALRLLPLLLLLWAEVARNTHTMEAAHYLKDSRRTWTVVQFVKDGTVEAVPSNWLEGHKCYWPPLKKSKLLNAIKNTETPRTTWDHFSVKLFNHSNFDDYAKARRKAKAAEDTSDLQSEIDQTGALKKRRISRPPRFNNDDESSSDCTLSVLPSPPRQRTNSKIVTAINEDVGSPSLLANIGGERRRQQHHEAINSHYSHADNEESLDMAEQSIVRNQEAGHSKEGLETLLQSMKNIEQQGHLFRALLTDVLQEVKDLKEEVRQLKEAGNKIAAGEDHRERVPFLQRFSPLKFPLNTDEEFSTFENILNSGEQFQDGVQELYKIGGENVYQFVKRVLSTLITNNLALTYSWLGRKGKKPFSAAEKVRVCATRREAEIAIQMWLKRAADRIAARLNKNL, from the exons ATGGATTCGAAGCAA atacaaTTTCTCCGGTTGCTGCTGgaagctgttgctgttgctgaaGATATTGCTTTGCGATTGCTgccgctgttgctgttgctgtgggCCGAAGTTGCGC GTAATACACATACAATGGAGGCGGCACACTATTTGAAAGACAGCAGGAGAACATGGACTGTTGTTCAGTTTGTCAAGGATGGAACTGTGGAAGCGGTGCCAAGTAACTGGCTAGAAGGCCATAAGTGTTACTGGCCACCGCTAAAGAAGTCAAAATtgcttaatgcaataaaaaacacGGAAACACCTCGAACAACGTGGGATCACTTTTCAGTGAAACTTTTTAACCATAGCAATTTCG ACGATTACGCGAAAGCGAGGAGGAAGGCGAAGGCGGCTGAAGATACCAGCGACCTCCAGTCAGAGATTGACCAGACGGGTGCCCTGAAAAAGAGGAGAATTTCGCGACCACCACGGTTCAACAATGACGACGAATCGTCGTCTGATTGTACTCTCTCTGTCCTTCCTTCTCCCCCAAGACAGAGGACTAACAGTAAGATTG tCACTGCCATCAACGAGGATGTCGGATCCCCATCGTTATTGGCAAATATAGGGGGAGAGAGGAGGAGGCAACAACACCATGAGGCCATCA actCACATTATTCGCATGCCGACAACGAGGAGTCGCTGGATATGGCGGAGCAATCTATTGTTC GAAACCAAGAAGCTGGACACAGTAAGGAGGGCCTGGAGACATTACTACAATCTATGAAGAACATAGAACAACAAGGGCATCTCTTCAGAGCTCTCCTCACCGATGTACTTCAAGAGGTAAAGGATTTAAAAGAAGAAGTGCGTCAATTAAAAGAAGCGGGGAACAAGATAGCCGCTGGAGAAGACCATAGAGAGAGGGTCCCATTTTTACAGAGATTTTCGCCGCTAAAGTTTCCGCTCAACACGGACGAGGAGTTCTCTACTTTTGAGAATATCTTAAATAGCGGCGAACAATTTCAAGATGGC GttcaggaattatacaaaattggcGGCGAGAACGTTTACCAATTTGTAAAAAGAGTTCTGTCGACGCTAATTACGAATAATTTGGCGTTGACATATAGCTGGTTGGGCAGAAAGGGGAAGAAGCCCTTTA GTGCTGCAGAAAAGGTACGCGTCTGTGCAACAAGACGAGAAGCCGAGATTGCCATACAAATGTGGCTCAAAAGGGCGGCGGACAGAATTGCGGCCAGATTAAATAAAAACCTTTag